CCCGCTGGTCCTGCGCGTGCTGACCCGCCGCGAGCACAACGCGGGCGAGTCGGTCGCGCGGATGACCGGGCGCAAGGTCGTCGTACGCGCGGCCGGCGAGGTCCCGCGCCAGCTCGACGGCGACACGATCGGACTGGGCTCGGAGCTGCGGATGGAGTGCATCCACGGCCGGGTGCTGGTGCGGGTGCCGCGCGGCTGACCGGAGTCAGCTGCGGGCCAGCCGCGCGTGCGCGACGGCCTCGGCCTCCTCGGGCGAGAGCTCCTGCTCGCTGCTCCAGCCGGCGACCGACTTGGCGTAGGTGCGGGCCTCGTTGCGCCCGCGGATCGAGGTGAGGACGACCCCGTCGCCCGCGTCGTCCAGCAGCGCGAGCGACCACGACAGCCGCCCGCCCATCTCGTCGAAGGCGTCGTAGCGGACCACGGCCAGGTGGCGCAGCGCCCCGACCGCCTCGGCCCGCAGCGCGGCGACCTCGCGACGCAGCCCGGCGGCGTCGGCGGGGAGGTCGTCGGCGTGCGTCGTACGGCCGGGTCGTCCGTTGCGGAGCGCCACGGCGAGGGCGGCGACGGCCACGAGGAGGGCGAGGAGAGCGAGGACGACGGCCATGGGGCGACCGTAGTCGGCGAGACTGCGCGGCTGGGGCACACGCGCCGCCACTACCCTTGCCGCATGGTCCGTATCGCGTACCAGGGGGAACCCGGCGCCAACTCGCACATCGTGTGCAAGCAGCACTACCCGGACGCCGAGGCCGTCGCGTGCGCCTCCTTCGAGGACGTCTTCGCGGCCGTGGCCAG
This genomic interval from Nocardioides kongjuensis contains the following:
- a CDS encoding DUF4446 family protein, with protein sequence MAVVLALLALLVAVAALAVALRNGRPGRTTHADDLPADAAGLRREVAALRAEAVGALRHLAVVRYDAFDEMGGRLSWSLALLDDAGDGVVLTSIRGRNEARTYAKSVAGWSSEQELSPEEAEAVAHARLARS